In Sander lucioperca isolate FBNREF2018 chromosome 21, SLUC_FBN_1.2, whole genome shotgun sequence, the following proteins share a genomic window:
- the LOC116059644 gene encoding homologous-pairing protein 2 homolog — MSKKDNGTTLILAYLNEKNRPYSSQDVFCNLQKQHGLGKTAVVKAMELLALEGKIKEKAYGKQKIYFADQSQFKDVNDADLKAMDSQISQLSAEMHSLNQSCRQLDSELKELSSSLTTEEVMSEIKALKAECSGYRARVEKIKSATNHVTPEEKEKVYKEQNAYVKEWKKRKRLASDMMNAILEGYPKSKKQFLDEVGVETDEDCKVVVPST, encoded by the exons ATGAGTAAAAAGGATAACG GCACGACACTCATCCTTGCCTATCTGAATGAGAAGAACCGACCCTACAGTTCTCAGGATGTCTTTTGCAATTTACAAAAGCAACATGGATTGGGCAAAACC GCAGTGGTCAAAGCCATGGAGCTGTTGGCTCTAGAGGGCAAGATAAAGGAGAAAGCATATGGCAAGCAAAAGATTTATTTTGCTGATCAG TCTCAGTTCAAAGATGTGAATGATGCAGACCTGAAGGCGATGGACTCTCAGATCTCACAGCTCAGTGCAGAGATGCATTCCCTCAACCAGAGCTGCAGACAGCTAGATTCAG AGCTGAAGGAGCTCAGCAGCTCTTTGACAACAGAGGAAGTGATGTCAGAGATCAAAGCGCTGAAAGCAGAGTGTTCAGGGTACAGAGCGCGTGTGGAGAAGATAAAGTCGGCCACGAATCACGTCACAccagaagagaaagagaag GTTTACAAAGAGCAGAATGCTTACGTGAAAGAGtggaaaaagaggaaaagattG GCTTCTGACATGATGAATGCAATCCTGGAAGGCTATCCTAAGAGCAAAAAGCAGTTCCTG GATGAAGTTGGAGTGGAGACTGATGAGGACTGCAAGGTGGTTGTTCCAAGTACTTGA
- the retreg3 gene encoding reticulophagy regulator 3: MAYIGAMEDASLNDYSAQQASSVCLRSRPCSSERDGQVRAVKAALQSRLGPYEPVLTYLQSVLVWERPLQCVLLYTVVNVVFWFFALTSLRLLFLLASGLAVIVFVDTWRNKIWPEIGVRNRDESENESWGLVQPGILSVPELCHHIAEAWVSGAVIASSAVQYKQHNPGKFCILTCGVFACLAVVGRYIPGLVLSYSAVWATLLAPLGAYHRVFQHVCVKLDPVLQRLDFSVCGYMMSKPIDNQFLRRPLRGFASGKDSDSEEEELAAFCPTFDDAVVAKELALTDSEHSDAEVSYTDNGTFNLSRGQTPLTEGSEDFDRHSDAEESFAQDLPDFPSINPDATLMDDDDDTSIGLPSLALSGLASHRASVLDVDGHFDSDQEDLDEELSLSGLPPASDFAGDLAGVIASNMIQAALAGAMQPQRPATRRREGPPRAGVRRSYRKQSSSELDTDMDGEDFEMLDQSELNQMDPLGGGAGTRQGESQGSNFLSSLLGKPQ; this comes from the exons ATGGCGTACATTGGGGCAATGGAAGACGCATCTCTGAATGATTATTCTGCCCAGCAGGCGTCCAGTGTCTGCCTGCGAAGTCGACCATGCTCCAGCGAGAGAGACGGTCAGGTACGGGCTGTCAAAGCTGCTCTTCAGTCTAGGTTGGGGCCCTACGAGCCCGTCCTGACCTACCTACAGTCTGTCCTAGTGTGGGAAAGACCCTTACAGTGTGTGCTTCTCTACACTGTGGTCAACGTTGTGTTCTG GTTCTTCGCCCTGACCTCACTGCGCCTGCTGTTCCTGCTGGCTTCTGGTCTGGCTGTGATTGTCTTTGTTGATACCTGGAGAAATAAGATCTGGCCAGAGATTGGAG tcAGAAACCGGGACGAATCAGAAAATGAGAG CTGGGGTCTGGTGCAACCTGGCATCCTCAGTGTGCCTGAACTGTGCCACCACATCGCTGAGGCCTGGGTCAGTGGAGCCGTTATCGCATCCAGTGCGGTGCAGTACAAACAACATAACCCTGGCAAG TTCTGCATCCTGACCTGTGGAGTCTTCGCCTGCTTGGCTGTGGTTGGACGCTACATTCCTGGATTGGTGCTCTCATACTCTGCTG TGTGGGCTACTCTCCTGGCTCCTCTGGGAGCCTATCACAGGGTTtttcagcatgtgtgtgtgaagctggATCCGGTCCTGCAGCGACTGGACTTCAGTGTTTGTGGATACATGATGTCAAAGCCTATTGATAATCAGT TCCTGCGGAGGCCTCTCCGTGGTTTCGCCTCAGGTAAAGACAGTGATAGCGAGGAAGAGGAGTTGGCTGCTTTCTGCCCAACG TTTGATGATGCTGTTGTTGCCAAGGAACTTGCACTGACTGACTCTGAGCACTCTGATGCTGAGGTGTCCTACACTGACAATGGAACATTTAACCTATCGCGTGGCCAGACCCCACTCACAGAGGGCTCTGAGG ATTTTGACAGACACAGTGATGCTGAGGAATCCTTTGCTCAAGACCTGCCAGACTTCCCCTCCATAAACCCTGATGCCACTTTGATGGATGATGACGATGACACAAGCATAGGTCTACCTAGTCTGGCTTTGTCTGGGCTAGCTAGTCACCGGGCTTCAGTGCTGGATGTAGATGGTCATTTTGATTCAGATCAGGAGGATCTGGATGAAGAACTTTCTCTCAGCGGCCTGCCACCTGCCTCTGATTTCGCCGGTGACTTGGCTGGAGTCATTGCCAGCAACatgatccaggcagcgctgGCCGGGGCAATGCAACCTCAGCGTCCTGCTACCCGGCGCAGAGAAGGCCCACCCAGGGCTGGGGTCCGCCGAAGCTACCGCAAGCAGTCCAGCTCCGAGCTAGACACAGACATGGACGGAGAGGACTTTGAAATGCTGGATCAGTCTGAACTGAACCAGATGGATCCACTTGGAGGAGGAGCGGGTACTAGACAGGGAGAGAGCCAGGGGTCTAACTTCTTGTCTAGCCTGCTGGGTAAACCacagtga
- the tubg1 gene encoding tubulin gamma-1 chain yields the protein MPREIITLQLGQCGNQIGFEFWKQLCAEHGISPEGIVEEFATEGTDRKDVFFYQADDEHYIPRAVLLDLEPRVIHSILNSPYANLYNQENIYLSEHGGGAGNNWASGYSQGKKIQEDIFDIIDREADGSDSLEGFVLCHSIAGGTGSGLGSYLLEKLNDRYPKKLVQTYSVFPNQDEMSDVVVQPYNSLLTLKRLTQNADCVVVLDNTALNRIATDRLRIQNPSFSQINQLVSTIMSASTTTLRYPGYMNNDLIGLIASLIPTPRLHFLMTGYTPLTTDQSVASVRKTTVLDVMRRLLQPKNVMVSTGRERQPSHCYIAILNIIQGEVDPTQVHKSLQRIRERKLASFIPWGPASIQVALSRKSPYLPSAHRVSGLMMANHTSISSLFERTCRQYDKLRKREAFLEQFRKEDIFKENFDELDNSREVVQQLIDEYSAATRPDYISWGSQEQ from the exons ATGCCGCGGGAAATCATAACGCTGCAGCTTGGACAATGTGGAAATCAAA TTGGTTTTGAATTTTGGAAGCAGCTGTGTGCAGAGCATGGCATCAGTCCAGAGGGGATTGTTGAGGAGTTTGCAACTGAAGGGACCGACAGAAAGGATGTGTTCTTCTATCAG GCTGACGATGAGCACTACATCCCCCGCGCAGTTCTCCTGGATCTGGAGCCGAGGGTGATCCACTCCATCCTCAACTCTCCTTATGCCAACCTTTACAACCAAGAGAACATCTACCTCTCTGAGCATGGTGGAGGCGCTGGGAACAACTGGGCTAGTGGATATTCACAG GGCAAAAAAATCCAAGAAGACATCTTTGACATCATTGATCGGGAGGCAGATGGCAGTGACAGTCTGGAG GGATTTGTCCTGTGTCATTCCATTGCTGGGGGGACTGGTTCGGGGCTGGGATCCTATCTGCTGGAGAAACTCAATGACAg ATACCCAAAGAAGCTGGTGCAGACTTACTCTGTTTTCCCAAACCAGGACGAGATGAGTGATGTGGTCGTTCAGCCGTACAACTCGCTGCTCACACTGAAGAGGCTCACACAGAATGCAGACTGCGTG GTGGTGTTGGATAACACAGCTCTAAATCGCATCGCCACAGACAGGCTGCGTATCCAGAACCCCTCGTTCTCCCAGATCAATCAGCTG GTTTCTACCATCATGTCTGCAAGCACAACCACCCTGCGTTACCCGGGCTACATGAACAATGACCTTATTGGCCTGATAGCATCCCTCATCCCCACACCCCGCCTCCACTTCCTTATGACTGGGTACACTCCGCTTACTACTGACCAGTCG GTTGCTAGTGTGAGGAAAACCACAGTGCTGGATGTGATGAGGAGGCTTCTGCAACCCAAGAACGTGATGGTGTCcacaggaagagagagacagccgAGCCACTGCTACATTGCCATCCTTAACATCATCCAGGGAGAGGTCGACCCCACACAG GTGCATAAAAGCCTCCAAAGGATCAGGGAGCGCAAACTTGCCAGCTTCATTCCGTGGGGTCCTGCCAGCATCCAGGTGGCTTTGTCCAGGAAGTCCCCGTACCTGCCCTCGGCCCACCGAGTCAGTGGCCTAATGATGGCCAACCACACAAGTATCTCCTCT CTGTTTGAGCGGACGTGCCGGCAGTATGACAAACTGCGTAAGCGTGAAGCCTTCCTGGAGCAGTTCCGCAAAGAGGACATATTCAAGGAAAACTTTGATGAGCTGGACAACTCTCGCGAAGTGGTCCAGCAGCTGATAGACGAGTACAGCGCAGCCACACGGCCTGACTACATTTCCTGGGGCTCGCAAGAACAGTGA